The genome window GGCGCGCTTAAACTCAAGAGAAGCCGTATATAATGGCAAGTTGCACGATGTTATATTGGTTCATTTTGTCAATGCTAAAGAACATTTTCTTTAGTTCCATCGAAAAATTATCACCCAAATAACTATCTTTAGGTAGTCTATATTTCAGACCCACGGCATAGACCACACCAGTACCGCTCCTTTTGAAATCTAGTGGTAGAGTAACAATAGAATAGTCTTGGTCATGGTATTGTACCGTACCATCTAACCAAAGTCTCATATGGCCTAATCCAATCGATGTAGATACACTCACACCACCGACGACTGGGATGTCAAGAAATACTTGAATCACTGTTAAATCAAATTTGACCCGAGTATTACTCTCAAGACAATGTTCTGTAATCCTAGTTATACAGTTCACTTTCAATGATCGTCCTACAAGGTGCGATATATCCAAACCACCGGTGATGTTTCCTCCGAATGGATTAAATAGCATCTTTCCCATCTGAATACCCTGTCCTTCGTGTTTCGTAGATACTATCTCTCTAACCTCTTCTTTTGTAAAAGAAGTTTTAAACCCGTGTTGATTCACACTTATGTACCAACCTGAATCTTTTCCCCCTGCATATGCTAAATTGAAGCAGATAAGGTATAGACATATTATACCCAATACACGCGTCTTCATTTTACACCTCCTGGACCAAAGCCAAAGAAAGTATATTCCAATAGTAATAATAAAAAGAAAACAGTACGTAGTCAATAAGTCACAATCCCAATATATTGAGTCACACAACAAAGACCCCTAGAAAATAAGAGGACATTGGCACTTATATTAAAAAACTACTCTAGCAAGGATGACTGTGCTTTCTTCTCCAACACCTGGTCAATGACCGTTTTAAGGGATAGATATGGTTGTGCACCTGGTATCTCAATCTGCTCGTTCCCAATTATCATTATATTAAATGGAGTACCTCGCCCACCTGCGGCAATTGCCTCATTGAAATGATTTTCAACTACCTCCTTGTATCTGTCACTGTCGAGACATTCCTGAAACTGTGCTTTGTCGAGCCCAACATACTCAGCAATTACCGGCAAAAGTGAAAGGTCTAATCCATTGTTTGACGGAGTGATTTCATAGAGTCGGTCCGTATAGGCCCAAAATGCGGGATTACCACCTTGTTCGGTAGCGCACTCAGTTGCTTCTGCTTCTTTGGGAGCTTTCGGATGTAACTGCGAGAGTGGGAAGTGTCGATACACCCATGCCACCGTTCCATCTTTTCCGTACTCATCTATGATTTGGTGCATCGTACTGTGAAATTGCTTGCAGAACGGACATTCGGTGTCTGAATACTCCACAATGACAATATCGGCATTAGGGTTTCCTAAAATGTGGTCATTTGCACGCACACCAGGTATTTTGAGAGTGCCTCCTACTAATGCTTGCTGAGAGCTTTGTTTGACGATCTGACCCTCTCTCTTTTCATTATTTGTTGTCAAAAGTGCACCGGCGATAAAAATTCCAGCTATGACAATAGCAATAGGAACTAATAATGTATTATTCTTTTCTTTACTCCCCTCGTGCGTGTCTTCCATGTCTGGTATATAAATTCGCTAGTAGTGATATTATAGCACAGTATGAATACTGTATCGGGAATCATATT of Patescibacteria group bacterium contains these proteins:
- a CDS encoding thioredoxin domain-containing protein, whose translation is MEDTHEGSKEKNNTLLVPIAIVIAGIFIAGALLTTNNEKREGQIVKQSSQQALVGGTLKIPGVRANDHILGNPNADIVIVEYSDTECPFCKQFHSTMHQIIDEYGKDGTVAWVYRHFPLSQLHPKAPKEAEATECATEQGGNPAFWAYTDRLYEITPSNNGLDLSLLPVIAEYVGLDKAQFQECLDSDRYKEVVENHFNEAIAAGGRGTPFNIMIIGNEQIEIPGAQPYLSLKTVIDQVLEKKAQSSLLE